The nucleotide window TCCTCTTTATATATTTGAGTACAGTATAATTACCTTCAGTACAGAGAGGTATGCATCTGAAAGCCCGGTGTACTTTCCTACCATGGCTACTCTAACCTGTAAATTCAGATGGAGATATTTATGAAAGTTGTGATGCAAATTGAGGGACTAAATTCCAAAAAGGAAGATAGAAtacatttcatatatatatatatatatatatatatatattatagaatattatttatttatgtgtatatatatatcacaaaaCCTACAGGCTCTTGTAGCTTGTCACAGAGGGCAGCCCGAGATGTCCATTCTCCCAAAGCAGGTTCTTGTGCAACactgaaaatgaaataataaactCATCATCATACAAGAGATGGCACAAAATCACAAAGTagaaaaaatgaatattgaatACTCCTTGTCATCAATCAATGTATGCAACTGAAACATACCCTTTAAGGTTCAGAACTTTCAGAATTGCTTCATGCGCCTTCTGATCCTAAATACACAAAAGATTTTCTTTAAAGCTTATAGTAAAGATGTTAAGTAGAAATACATAAAAAAGAAGTGTGCCAAAATTACTTACTCTTAAAAGCAAAGGAACGCGCCAAATGTTTGAGACATCATAAAGAGTAATAATGTTATCTAGCTGAAATAAAAGGAATATAGAACCTGAGCACCAAGAATTGAGAGTTGATGACCTAAACAAGATTAGctctataaaaataaagattatttGGTCATAATACCGGGACATGGCAAAACCGGGAAATTTTCTCCTTGACATTCTCTTCTAGTTCCTGAATAAATAGACCAACTTCAAGAACTGAACTTGATAAACATATAGATATCTGTGTCGCAAAAGAGAAGGGGGAAGAGACGAACCGTTGTGCTCCGGCATGCTAAAATGTTGGGAGTCAATCCCAGGCTTCTCAAATCTCTAACACTGTGCTGTGTAGGTTTTGTTTTCTGAatttcaaaataacaaaatactcAATCTGAGTGATTACTATAATTGAAGATATCCACGTGACCCAGAAATATATTTACCTGCTCACCAACTACACTCAAAACAGGCACAAGGCTGACATGTATCAAGCAAAAATTACCAGCACCTAACAAGCAAAAGTTGATGTATAGATGTTAGTTGCACCTTATTTTTAGAAGGTACTCGGCTGAGTCAATTCAAGATTTGCACATCATAGAGCACAACTGACAGTGACATCATTTGATTGCCAAGAAATCAAGTTTAGACGAGTAAACCTTACCTACATGATATGAGAATTGTCCTAATGCTTCAATAAATGGCATTGATTCAATATCTCCTGCGTTAAGGAACAAATTACTTTTAAGAAAACACGTATCATTTGACAACTTACCCTGCTCatgtgaaaaagttgttaagcaTACCTATTGTGCCACCCAGTTCTATGACACAAACATCTGGTGGGCCATCCTTGCCATCAACTGGTATGACAGCCACACGTTCTATCCACTCTTGAATGGCATCTGTAATGTGAGGGACAACCTAGAGAAGCAGACAGAAGGTAAGAGCATAAACATTGGAAGAAATGACTAAGTAATTTTCTGGAAAGGTGGTAAACCTGAACAGTCTTTCCCAAATAATCCCCTCTTCTCTCCTTATCAATAACCGACTGCAAAACCAAAATAACAAAGCAGTTTCTCAACCTAACATTTTCTATCATAATCTATGAATATCATCGAGCATACATCAATAATCTGATAGGGAATTTTAGAGGACATGCCTGATAAATTTTCCCAGTAGTTATATTGTTGTCGCCGGTCAACTTAATATCTAGAAAACGCTCATAGTTTCCAAGGTCCAGGTCCACCTGCAAGTGAAAAACAAATCTCGATATCAGTgacatacaaacaaacaatttgCACTTTATCTTGAGTGAAATTGAAGTAACCATCCAAAAAGGCTTTAATTTTACAAGGAAAACAGGTAATACTAAAAAGCAAAACTatacaccaaaaaaaattaactttcaaaTATCTGCACTTTAACAGTACCTAACAGAAAACACAACCAAAACATTAGAGTAACATGTTTTAGTTTAAAATTAGAGAGTCCAAAATAATGTAAGAAATCAGCACCAGCTGACTACTATTTGGGGTAAAAAGggcaacaaatttttttttaaattaatcatTAACATGAAAGATTTATATCTAACCTCTCCACCATCATCCAAGACATACACTTCTCCATGCTCGAAAGGAGACATTGTGCCAGCATCAGTGTTCAAATAAGGATCTGAAAGTGAAAAAGGAACAGTAAGTAGACATTTTATATACAATTCTTCCACCTGATTTGGACTATACCAGCAATTGAAGTAAACAACAGTACACTGTACTTGTTTAAGAAAATCCGTTAAGAAGCAAAAAAGGAGGATCCATTTCCTAAGAGACAAAGTTTTTTCAACCTAGAGAGAGGAACACAGGAACTACAACTCCGCCCATGTAAAATTGggggaaaagaagaaagaaaaacaatttgTGGCTGAAGCTGAAAAGCGAAAACAGAAAACTTTTGTTGCTTAAAACAAGGAATGCTTCTTCAAATTTTCTGAACATgttctgcaaaaaaaaaaaaatcaaaaatttaaagaaacaTAAACTTGAAGTTTTGACCAGAACTATTCATTAGAGAAACGCCATCTAAAGTTTTCCGGTGTCTTATCGGCAGAGACAATAGTTTAGTTGACTAGAGAGTTTCTAGAACAGccaaaaggaaaatattttttttcttcaaggtTAGAGCCCTTTGCGAATCTGAGTGGAGAAGACAGCATATTCTTCTACCATCAGAATTTCCCTCCCTCATTTATCTAACAATGTCTGATTTCATTAAGTATATACCAGATAAGGGAGGACCTATCAAATATTTAAAGTCATTGAGCtggatttctattttttaaaaaagaattcttttttttttacatatataagcATGAGTTCGAGAGCAGTATCGACTCTTTGGTGCATTATTGATTTAGAAATGAGATAAAGAAGAATGAGGCAAAAAGCAGAGACCAATCTTAATGGAGGTAACACGAAGACCGCAGGCCTTAAGAATAAGACCAATACTGCTGGCAGTGACTCCTTTACCGANCAGTATCGATTCTTTGGTGCATTGTTGATTTAGAAATGAGATAGAAGAAGAATGAGGCAAAAAGCAGAGACCAATCTTAATGGAGGTAACACGAAGACCGCAGGCCTTAAGAATAAGACCAATACTGCTGGCAGTGACTCCTTTACCGAGCCCACTAACAACTCCTCCTGTCACCAACACGTACTTCATTTCTTCAGCTACTCTataaacaagaagaagaaaaaggaccCATTAGCAATCCTTCAGAAACATGTTTGCTCTGGGGTGGTACAATATACAAGGCAAGAATTGGGAACAAACATACCTACAAGGAAAAGACTTGGGCCAGgaaactttttctcaaattaagaATAGTATGAAACGAAGCAACCTTATCCAATAAAAGGCGTTTCTTTTTTcacaagagaaagaaaaaaggaggTGCAAAAAGCATGAGTGAGAATGGGGTGTATGTGAAGAAGCAATGGCGACtttatatagtaaaaatatgaggGCGGAGGCTAATAGAGAAAGGAGACAAGGATATCGCAactctttttcaaaattctaaaaCCTCCCCAATCCCTGCCACCCTCACttgttttcctctttttatcaaaaaaataatgaataaataaacaaaaactaaaaaagtaaAAGCAGAAAgataaaatacattttaaaaaataaaataaaaagtatatttaaaaaatatcttaatgCTCAATTGATTGTTTCCTGATCATATATTTTATCGGTAAAGATTCAACtctcaatattttcttttgctCCCTCATttattaataacctatatatttatttttaaaaagagaaaaagttgaTGTAAAACGTAAAAAATTGAAACATGTGATGAATCGAATTGGATCAGACCAAAGGAGAAGTAggcaaaagaagaaaagtgaAACCGAATGAAGtatccaataaaaataaaataacgtTAGGTAACATGTAGAAtgttcaaaattttacaagAGAGAAAATTGTTGCAAAACGTAAAAATTGAGACATGTTAGAGTTCTGGTCGGGCCAAAGAAGAAAAGTGAAACTAAATAGAGTACAcaattaacaaaacaaaaaaagaagttagGCCACAAGCTGAGTGTTTAAGGTTTGAATAAAAATTGATCTAAATTGTAAAAATTTAGACATGTGAGGAATTGGGTCAGACTAAAGGAGAAGtaagcaaaagaagaaaagtaaaactgcaataaaaataaaataaagttaggCAATACGTAGAgtgtttaaaattttataagaGGGAGTTATTgtaaaatgtaaaaattgagACATGTTAAATTCGGATCGAGCCAAAGGAGAAGTAGTCAAAACAAGAAAAGTGGAACAAAATGGAATATCAAATAACAAAAAGTTAGGCCACagacttagggtgtgtttggtatgaaggaaaatgtttccatcaaatatgattttctataaaaatgtttttctgaaaaataagtagattttgaacttattttctcatgtttggttggtgagtagaaaatatttttcggaaaaagattttctagtgtttgattaatgaatgaaaaatatttttgagaaaatatattttatttttactagagagtaga belongs to Solanum stenotomum isolate F172 chromosome 1, ASM1918654v1, whole genome shotgun sequence and includes:
- the LOC125873374 gene encoding uncharacterized protein LOC125873374 isoform X1; protein product: MKYVLVTGGVVSGLGKGVTASSIGLILKACGLRVTSIKIDPYLNTDAGTMSPFEHGEVYVLDDGGEVDLDLGNYERFLDIKLTGDNNITTGKIYQSVIDKERRGDYLGKTVQVVPHITDAIQEWIERVAVIPVDGKDGPPDVCVIELGGTIGDIESMPFIEALGQFSYHVGAGNFCLIHVSLVPVLSVVGEQKTKPTQHSVRDLRSLGLTPNILACRSTTELEENVKEKISRFCHVPLDNIITLYDVSNIWRVPLLLRDQKAHEAILKVLNLKGVAQEPALGEWTSRAALCDKLQEPVRVAMVGKYTGLSDAYLSVLKALVHASVACHRKLCIDWIAASDLEDETSTENPENYRSAWKLLKGANAILVPGGFGDRGVEGKILAARYARANRIPFLGICLGMQIAVIEFARSILGLLDANSTEFDHNTQNPCVIFMPEGSKTHMGGTMRLGSRRTYFKVADCKSAKLYGNQSFIDERHRHRYEVNPDMVQQLEDAGLSFTGKDESGHRMEIVELPNHPYFIGVQFHPEFKSRPGTPSALFLGLIAAATGQLETLLKKGVPKTWSLSNGTSGLKSHRYVNGTKMPNGSFDGIYCNGSGIHV